The following DNA comes from Parcubacteria group bacterium.
AAATTTTTCTGGATTAAGCAGCGGATTATCAATGAACTTCAGGATTGCATATCCTTTATTTGAAAAATAATCCCTGAAAAAATCTTTACTATACCTATTAAAGTATGTTTTGTATTCTGGATTAAATGGTTCTTTTCCAAAAATCTCTTTGTTATTATTTTTTAACTCCAAAACATTTATTGCAATTAATCCATTCTTTTTCAGTATACGATCGAATTGATTTAGAATTTTCAAGCATTCATTATCATCAACATGGGTTAACGTAGCAAAACAAATTATCACATCAAACAGTTCCTTTGAAAACTCTAAATTTCTAATATCCATTACCTGAAACTCTGCTTTGCGTGCATTGTTTTTTGCGACTTCTATCATATTCTTTGCCGCATCGATTCCAACAACTCTAAATTTCTTTGAACATTTCTCAGTTAGATATTTAGGATATTCTCCCGTGGCTGTTCCTGCATCTAGGATCACAGCATTTTCTTTTAATTCTGAAACTATATAATCTATTTCTTTTTGAAATTGAACATTCTCTCCCAGATCTTTGGTCTTAAAATACTCAATATACTCCTTCACGATATTATTATAAGTTTCAACGGTCGTATCTGTTTTATTTTCTTTTTCTTTTTTGTCCATATTGCATCGCCTTTTCTTCGCAATTAAAATCACATAACTTTCAAATAATCAGTATCTTTGTTTCTATCTATCAGCTTATGAGCGTGTTTCATTTCTTCTGGTGTATAGATATAGATTATTTTAAATTTTCCAGAAGTTGTTTGATTAAGATTGTTGTGAATAACTTCAATAACATGAACAAGTCCCCAGTAAAGCCATTCACCATCTATATTTTGAGCCAGAAAATTACGAACAGGCGGTAAATGATACATCCTAACCTTAGGCTTATCTTTAAACTCAAAAATTTTACCTTCAAAATCAGAAGCAACAATTGGCTTTATTTTATGTTGCTCATAATCTAATTCTTTTGGAAAACCCTGCTCCCTAGATATTTGCAGAGTATCATTCATCTCGATGAAACTGCCCATAATTTTAATTGCTAATTTTAAAGGTTTGCTTTTTTAAGATTTTACCATAACGCTGAGTTCCACTATATTATATTCTTATTGATACAGACAAATATAGCTAGAGGTTTCTTTTGCTACAATAGTAAATGGCGCACCTTGCTTGACTACAATCTCTTGACCTGGTATGCATTGCTCATTATTGATTTCCAGTAATCCCGTTAAGCACTGGATTGTTTCTTCACGATCAGGCGTAAAGGTGTATTTGCCAGGCTCGACAACTCCGACCGATTTATCGAAACCATTGTTACTAAACTCAATGTTTTGAAGACCGCCGTTTGCGTAGCTGTTGTGTTTCATAAAAATTGTTTTAATTGTGCTAAATTTTGTTAATAATATTTACGTTCGATCCTACTTCCCAATCCGCTCAATATTCTCTGCGATATTTCTCAGTTCCTCTTCGGAATAAAATTCAATCACAATTTTTCCGCCTGCGCCGGATTTTTGCAATTTAACTTTGGTGTTTAGGGCTTGAGAGAGATTATCCTCAAGGGCTTTTTGTTCCGGGTCAACGCTGACCTGGCGACTGTGCGTACGCACGGAAACTTCTTTTGTCTTATTTTCCGTCTGACGGACAGTGAGACCACTTTTGAGAATCAGATCGAACAGTGCTTTTTGTTTTTCCGGATTTTCCAGTGCCAAAATTGCCTTGGCGTGACCTTCGGTAATCTTGTCTTCCATTAATGCCTTTTGAATCTCTACAGGAAGGTTCAGGATTCGAAGCTT
Coding sequences within:
- a CDS encoding methyltransferase domain-containing protein; protein product: MDKKEKENKTDTTVETYNNIVKEYIEYFKTKDLGENVQFQKEIDYIVSELKENAVILDAGTATGEYPKYLTEKCSKKFRVVGIDAAKNMIEVAKNNARKAEFQVMDIRNLEFSKELFDVIICFATLTHVDDNECLKILNQFDRILKKNGLIAINVLELKNNNKEIFGKEPFNPEYKTYFNRYSKDFFRDYFSNKGYAILKFIDNPLLNPEKFNGELADDNQFSIIVRKNK
- a CDS encoding pyrimidine/purine nucleoside phosphorylase; amino-acid sequence: MKHNSYANGGLQNIEFSNNGFDKSVGVVEPGKYTFTPDREETIQCLTGLLEINNEQCIPGQEIVVKQGAPFTIVAKETSSYICLYQ